A region of the Pricia mediterranea genome:
TTAGGGTGTAAAAGGGCCACCTGCTCATCGTATTTTATTTCCGCCAGAAAATGGGCACCTTGCTCGATAACATGTTCGGGGTTTTCAAAATTGTAGATGGCCTTGCCCTCCTGTACCAGATGGTTCAGTTCTCCGCTCGCCGAGGCGACGACCGTTCGGTCAAAAGTATTGTTACTCGAAACCACTGCAATTTCATCGCCCTCCCTTACTTCCGCACCGTTAGGCTTCAACCACTGTTTAAGCACGAACTTCTCCTCTATGTTAGCGGACCATCCGGGGGTGGACACCAATTTCACATCGGCATAGGCTACCGGATCGTAAATGCCGATGGCTGCGAAGGGATCCCAAAACAATACAGTTTCCAAGGCTGCGACCGCCGGTGTCATCACCCCGTTGAAAACTTCGGTTATCGCCTGCGTCTCCACTTTATACGTTTCAGTGACCGAAGCACCACTGGCGTCGGTAACCGTTACCGTGTAGGGCACCCCTTCCGTAAGCCCGACGGCCTTATTGCTGGTCAAAGGGGTACTTTGATTGCTCCATTTATATGTGTAGGGCGGCGTACCACCTAGTACCTGCAGGTCAATGGCCCCGTCGTTGATTTGATTTGAAGGGTTCATCACCGCTTCGTTGATCCTGAGCCCTTCCTGGGCATCAAGGGTAAAAGCGAACAGGGCCAGACATAAAAAAAGGTAGTTTTTCATCCGTGTATTTTAATTGTTTTGCGCATACCAAGGTCCAACCTTATGAAATGTTCCGATCGAAATAAGGTTGATATCGCCCATTTCGTGAAGCATGCGCCGTTTGGTCTTAGAAAAAGGATTAGTGTTTGAATGGGATGTCTTTGTTAAGGAAAGCCCAATATCATAAAAAATAGCAGAACAATCAAATTCTAGCCTCGAATTAACCTAATGGACATCCATAAAAATTCGGGGAAAATTGTTTCAGCGTGCTTTCGACGATCTGAAAACGACAGAAAAAACCGATTTCATCAAGCTTGAGCACTTTTTGGAACTATTAAAAAAATACATGACACTTGAACCGGTCAATTACTAAACATGAAACATTTGGTGCAGCTTTCGTATCTGTTCGGGCCGCCCCAAGACAATAACTTTGCTTTTGGGCCTTAGCTGCAAGTCAGCTTCGGGATTGATGGTATACTTTCCATCGGGATCGATATATCCTATTATGGTGCAACCTGTTTTCTTTCGCAGGTCAAGCTCGCGTAAGGATTTGTGTTCCACGGTTTCTTTAAAATCCGCGATATCGACCTCCTCCAGGTTGGTCAGGTTTTTTCCTACGGTACCCAATTCGTCCATAAACGTAATCAGGTTCGGCATAACCACTAGCGAAGCCATGTGATCGCCCCCGATACGGTCGGGCATGATGACCTTGTTTGCCCCTGCCAATACCAATTTTTTTTGTGAGGTGACCAGCGAAGCCCTACTGATGATGAACAAATCTGCGTTCATTTGCCGGGCGGACAGCACCACGAAGAGGTTGGCCGCATCATCGGGCATGGCAGATATAAGGTATTGGGCCCTGCAAATACCGGCAGAATTCAGGATTTCATCTTCATTGGCATCGCCCTCTACGAAAAGAATATCCTCTTCGACGTATTTATCGATGACCTCTTTATCCCGTTCAATAACGACAAAAGGTCTCTTATACGTCTTTAAGCGCTCGGCCGCCTGCCTGCCGTTACGTCCGAAACCACATAAAATCACGTGATCGGTCAACTTATCGATCCTCTCCTTCACTTTTTTCTTTTTTAAAAGTTGTAACGAGTTTCTGCTCAAGATATATTCCGTAATCAATGAAAGCGAAAAAGCAAAGATAAACACGCTGGATATGATTAACAGCACGGTGAAAATCTTTGCTTCGGTACTGAGGGGCCCCACTTCCGAAAATCCGACAGTAGTTACGGTAATGGCCGTCATGTATATGGCATCTAACCAGGTGAAGTTCGAAATAAATCGATATCCCAGAACCCCTGTCGTCAGTACCAATACCATCAAACCCGTGGCTAGATAGATCCTGGACCGAAAGATGTTCAATAGTTTCACACGCTTAAAAATTTTTAATTAAAAAATTAAGAACGTATGTAACCGCTACGCTCTCGCATTAAAAATTTAAAACATCACCCCTGGTGAAGTAATTCTTAAAATTTGTTGATGCTCGTTTCATAGGTCAAATACCGAGGTGCGTTTGGTATAGACCAAATCTTTGATCCGCAGCCAGAAAGCCAAAAAAAGATAAAGGGCAAAACCAAAGCCGAGCGTCACGAAAGTAAGGTAGATGAACGAGGTACGTACTACCCGCGCCCTGATTCCCAAGCGCTCGGCAATACGGCGGCAGACTTCAAAACCGCGTTTTTGAAAATAGTAGATAAGCTGGTACAGGACATTCATGTTCAAATTTTAAGTACAAGTTCAAGCATCATGTGCAAGTTCAAGCGCAAGTATTTAGTGCAACCCGACTAACGACTGACGACTGACGACTGACGACTGACGACTGACGACTGACGACTGACGACTGACGACTAAATTAACAATTTTCATGCAATAACCGACTCCCGACCGCACACTGCAAGCATTTGTTCTGGGTGCAATATTCGTTGTATAACTGCAAGAGGGCTTGACTTTCCTTGGCGTTCTCAATGCCGACCCCTACCCGTTCATAGTTGGCGATGACACTGTTTTCCTCTTTTTTGATTTGGGATATAATCTGGATAATCTCTTCATTGGCGTCTTTCCCTTGATGTCGGGCATAGCAGAATTTTAGGGGCAATAGGGAGTTGATGACCAAAAGATCGATGAATTTCCCGGTCAGCTTCTTCGTACTTTTCCTGGATGGTTTCCCGAAGGTATAATGCCGGTTCCAGTAGCCACTTGCGGAAACATTGAACAAAGAGCGAATTTCAGACAGATCGGTGGCATGGATTACGCGGCTGAACAGATTTTGATGCGTGGCATAGAGGTTGGCCAGCTGCGACAATCGGATGGTGGGAAAGTTCGGAGGACGCAGTTTGAAGAAATGTGGTTTTTGCACGGCATCCGCTTTTAAGTCGAACTTTTTCCTTGAATACACATACTCTTTTTTGAGTCGGATGTAATAGTCGTCAAAAATTTCGTCGCTATCGAGCAAGTGGGACATTCCGTAGAACACGCTCTCCAAGGTCAAGGAATCGAATTGCAGTTTGCGCACGGTCGAAAAATCAAGGGCCTGCGCCAAGCTCAAAAAGGGTGATCCGTTGACCTTTAGCCCGAAATTCTTCAACAACAGTGCAAAAAGCACCTGCTCCCAATCGTTCTTTGAGGTTTCCAGCAATTCGAGAACCAAAGTCGCCTTCCGTTCCAAACGCTCAAAGTATAAACGTTCCAGCCAATTATCGAGTAAAAAGGTATCGATCTCCGCAATATGCTTTTCACAATTGATAAAACCTGTCCCATTTCTGTCAAAAAGATTTTGATAGTCATCCAAGAGATTTTGTGAAATATAGTTCCGGAGTTCAAGGGTAGGTATTTGGGAATTATCACTGTAAAACACCGCAGCATCGTCTTCCCAGACCACGTGTAAAATGACATTGTCGTAGTTGGAATCGCGCTCGTGATGATGCGCGTACCAGTCCGATGAACTTAGATGAATTTCGACGTTGCCCGCCCAAAGTTGGCCGTCGATACTCAACTTGGCATTGAAGAAATCCGGACCTGCCAAATGATTATGGATGCCGGGTTCGACGATACGGATCGGTTCGTTGTTGGTTCCGACCAGCTCGGTGGTGCACAACTTTCTGTATTTCCAAATAAAATGTAGCAGGTCTTCCCTCAAGGTTAAATAGTATTGAGTGCTTAGTACTGAGTATTGAGTATTGAGTAAAAAGCCACTATTTAAGGTCCACTTTTTACTGCTCATTGACGGCCTTTCACTATCTACCGCCCCCTGTAACAGGCCACGACAACTGTTCACTGTTTACTTCTTACTGCTAGACGACCAAGTGTACAGCAACGGAACATCCACAGTGTTCACCATTTGCTGCCTTCAGACCAACGCTCCCCTTACCCTATTCACAGCCTACTTTTCATTTCTTATTTCCCCGTATTCCTTTTTACTTCCAACTGACCTCTGTCGACTACTCTTCAATAACATCGCCTTCCCACTTCATAAAACCGCCTTCCAGATTATAGGCATTCTTAAAACCTACGCTGTTCATGACGGCACAGGCCTGGCCGCTTCGGTTTCCACTGCGGCAGTAAACGTAATAGTTTTTGTCCTTATCCAATTTTTCCACCTCGGTGAGGAACTCCTGTCCCAAATAAAAATCAATATTCGTGGCATTGGGAATGTACCCCTCCTCCACTTCCTCTGGGGTTCGTACGTCCAGGACAACGGCATTCTCGTCATTTTTTAACTGATCCTGCCATTCTTGCTGTGATAAATCCATTGTTGTATTATATTTATTTGCTGAACATCAAATGTACCTTTTTTAGCGCTAACGACCGCGCTGAGATTTAACAAAAGTTTAGCTTCGGGTATGCGGCAATCCGAAGAAACGAGCATACATTTGTATATACAATCATTGTAGGTACATGAATGTCGAGAAGGTCATAAAAACAGATAGGAAAATCCCGCTTAAACGCAGGACGATTATCCATCTTATGCTGATTGACCATAAAATCAATGAAACAATTGCACATGCGCTCAAACCTTTCGAGGTTTCAGTTCAACAGTTCAACGTCTTGCGTATTTTAAGGGGACAAAAGGGCAAACCGGCGAACCTGTCGACCATCAATGAGCGGATGGTCACTAAAAGGAGTAATACCACCCGATTGGTGGACAAGTTGCTGTTAAAGGGGTACGTTGACCGTAAAATATGTCCTTCGAACCGACGAAAAATCGAAATTACCATCACCGATCACGGAATGGCAAGACTGGAAAAAATGGATAGGGCGATGCAAAAAGCCGAAGATGAAGTTCTAATGAACCTATCCGACGAGAACTTGGAACAATTGAACGTATTGTTCGATAAATTTTAAATAGAAACACCACGTATTAACCACGTTTCCGCCAAAGGAAACGACTAAAATGAAAATGTATGAAAAAAGGAGTATTTAGTTTAGCATTGGCCTTAATTTTCGGAACGGCAACGGCAACGGAGCCGGTGAAAGAAGTAAAGAAAGAGGTCGATACCGAAGCCAGCACTGTTACCTGGAAAGCCTATAAGGTCACTGGCTCGCATACCGGAACCGTGGATCTGGAAGACGGCTTTTTAAGGTTTGACGGCGATAAACTTTCAGGCGGAGAGTTCACCGTTGACATGTCCACCTTAATCTCGACCGATCTGGAAGGCGATCCGGAAAACAAGAAAAAATTGGAGGGACATCTCAACTCAGAAGATTTCTTCCATACCGAGAAGCATCCGACCGCCAATATGGTCTTTACCGATGTAAAATCTACCGGTAAAAATTCGTACCAGGTAACGGGGGACCTTACCATCAAAAATATCACCAAACCGGTCGTGTTCGATGTTTCGGTTTACGGAAGCAAGGCGACCGCTACCCTAAAAATAGACAGGGCGGAATATGATGTACGCTATGGATCTGGGAGTTTCTTTGAAAATTTGGGCGATAAAACCATCTATGACGAATTTGATCTCGTCGTTGATCTGGAGTTCTAGAAGCCATCCCATTTTACTGTACGAGAGGGACCGGAAATTTCGGTCCCTCTTTTTTTTGCCCCAACGGCTTGTCATTCGAAAAATGATCTTTATATTTGAACCCATGATAAAAAATACGGTACATACTTGGTGGTGGAACAACTTTCGATACGCATCGTGAGCTGAGCATTATTGTAGTATAACTATACAGGGCCTGTCATCACGACAGGCCTTTATTATTTCATAGCTATTGACATGACGAACTATACCTTGAACACGACCTACAAACGCATTCTTGCAGATACCATCACCCCGGTGAGCGTCTATCTCAAAATTAGGGACCGCTTTCCGAATAGCATCCTTCTAGAAAGTAGTGATTATCACGCTAATGATAACAGCTTTTCCTACATTTGTTGCAATCCCATAGCCTCGATCAAAATCGAGAACGAAAGCATTGTACAGCAATTTCCCGATGGTACGTCCGAAGAAATATCAATCGAAAATGACACTGATGTAGTCACTATCATCGACGCATTCAGCCAAAGGTTCGAAACCGAGAACAAAGATTTCAAATTTATGGTAAACGGTCTCTTTGGATATATGGCGTATGACGCCGTACGCTACTTTGAGGACGTGAAGCTGGGAAAAAAGGACAATAGTATCGTCATTCCCGACCTGTACTACGCCGTGTATAAAAATGTAATCGCCATCGACCATTTTAAGAACGAGGCCTATGTTTTTGCCCATTGCTATGAATCCGAAGAAAATACGACTGAAATTGAGCGAATTCTAAACGTTCGTAATTTCGCTTCCTATAACTTTTCTATGGATGGGACGGCAGCCTCCAATCTAAAGGACGAAGAATACAAAGAGCATGTGCGTTTGGCCAAAATGCATTGTCAGCGCGGAGACGTTTTTCAACTGGTGCTCTCCCGCCGATTTTCGCAAGATTTTAAGGGGGATGAATTCAACGTGTATCGTGCCCTTCGCTCCGTCAATCCTTCGCCCTACCTGTTCTATTTCGATTATGGGGATTTTAAGATCTTTGGAAGTTCTCCGGAAGCGCAACTCGTAGTGAATGACGATATTGCCGAAATCCACCCTATCGCCGGCACTTTCAAACGCACCGGCAACGATGAACAGGACGCTATTTTGGCCAAACAACTCTCTGAAGACGATAAGGAAAACAGCGAACACGTGATGCTCGTCGACCTTGCCCGCAACGACCTCAGCCGAAACGGCAGTATGGTCGAGGTCGCCAATTACCGTGAAGTCCAGTTCTTTTCGCACGTCATCCATCTGGTATCGAAAGTAACGGGCCGAAAGAAAAAGGATGTACCTACCCTGAAGGTAGTGGCCGACACCTTTCCCGCCGGAACCTTGAGCGGTGCCCCAAAACACAGGGCCATTCAATTGATAGAAAAGTATGAAAAAACAAGTCGTGGCTACTACGGTGGCGCCATCGGTTTTATGGATTTCAACGGCAATTTTAACCACGCCATTTTAATCCGCACCTTTTTAAGCAAGAACCACCGCCTACACTATCAGGCCGGGGCGGGATTGGTAGCCGCTTCCGACCCCGATGACGAACTGCAGGAAACCTACAACAAACTGGGCGCACTGACCAAGGCGCTGGAAATCGCAGAGGGAATTTAAAAGTCCGCCAGTGCCATTGGTCCGCCAAGATCCGCGGAGACAGACGGGGAAAGTACTTATCTTTCTTTTACGCCGGGAAAAAGATTAAAAAGAAATTTAAATAATGAAAAACGATAAAATTAGTGACCGGAGCAAGGATTCTTCCCCCACAGGAGAATTCGAAAGCACCAATGTTCTTGTCATCGATAACTACGACAGCTTTACCTACAACCTTGTGCACTATCTCGAAGACATAGGATGCACGGTGACCGTGAAGCGTAACGACAGGCTTACGCTCGAGGAAGTCGATGCCTTCGATAGGATCGTATTATCGCCCGGACCTGGGATTCCAGATGAAGCGGGTTTGTTGAAGGATATAATATCCCGCTATGCCCCCACGAAAAGCATCCTTGGGGTATGTCTTGGCCAACAGGCGATAGGCGAAGTATTCGGGGGAACACTAATCAATTTGGAGGAAGTACACCACGGGGTCGCTACCCGGATAAACATCATTAAAGAAGATCCAATTTTTATGGGACTCCCAAAGGAAATCGAAGTAGGTCGATACCATTCCTGGGTCGTAGATCCGAATTTACCGGAGGGCTTGAAAGCCACTTCGGTCGATGACAGGGGACAGATCATGTCTCTTCGCCATAAGGAATACGATGTGTGCGCGGTGCAGTTTCATCCCGAATCGGTACTGACGCCCCATGGGAAGAAGATTTTGGCGAACTGGATAGGGAGTATTAAGTAGTTAGTATTGAGTATTAAGTACTGAGACACTTGGCCGGACCGTAAGCCCGTGATTGGGAGCTTTTTTATCAATTGGCTAGTTTATGGATTGATAGGTTTATAAATTTATTAAAAATATAATCGACTGTTATTGAAGCACGCACGAAGACGTCATTTAGTGCCGGCTCCGTAATCCGGTTTGGACGCAAAGTAACGACTTTCGAAAACCCAAATCCGTACTTAATACATTGTACCAAGTACTCCGTACTAAACAAATGAAATCAAAAACCATCCTGTACTTAATACGTTGTACTAAGTACTCAGTACTAAAAAAATATGAAAGAGACCTTAAACAAACTCATTAACCACGACATCCTCTCCAAAGCGGATGCCAAACGCATATTGGTCAATATGGCCAAGGGCGACTACAATACCAGTCAGATCGCGGCCTTTGTAACCGTGTACATGATGCGCAGCATCACCATCGAAGAGCTCGAAGGCTTCCGTGATGCGCTTTTGGAACTGTGTCTGTCGGTAGACCTTTCCGCCTACGACCCGGTAGACCTTTGCGGGACGGGCGGCGATGGCAAAGACACCTTCAATATCTCGACTTTGGCATCGTTCGTGACCGCAGGAGCCGGGGTGAAGGTCACTAAACACGGCAATTACGGGGTTTCCAGCAAATGCGGAAGCAGCAATGTCATGGAGTTTCTCGGCATCCATTTCAGCAATGAGAAAGATTTTTTGGAAAAATCCATTGATCAGGCCGGCATCTGCGTGTTGCATGCGCCGTTGTTCCATCCTGCCATGAAAAACGTGGCTCCCATACGACGCGATCTGGCCGTAAAGACCTTTTTCAATATGCTGGGACCGATGGTGAATCCCGCCTTCCCGAAAAATCAAATGGTAGGTGTCTTTAACCTCGAGCTGGCCCGCATGTATGGGTATCTCTATCAGAATACCGATAAAAAATTCACGGTTTTGCACGCATTGGACGGTTATGATGAAATTTCGCTGACGGGAAGGACCAAGACGATATCCAACCGTTCCGAAAGCATGCTCAAGCCCTCGGATTTTGGGGTTTCGCCCATTGAAGCCTTCGAGATTGCTGGCGGGGAAAGCATAGAAGCTTCCGCCAAAATATTTCTCAACGTTTTGGAAGGTCAGGGTACCGAAGCCCAGAACAACGTGGTCTGTGCCAATGCCGGGGTAGCAATAGCCACCGTCAAAAATATGGATGTTCAGCAAGGTTTTGATCTGGCGAAAGAATCGCTTATGAACGGAAGTGGATTGAAAGCCTTGAAAAAATTGCAGGAATTGAGTAAGGCAACCTGAGCGAAACATGAAAAGCAAGGCTTCCTAAGCGGATAAACTCTAAGACAAGTTTTAATGCGGCCGGAGCCAAAGTTTTTAATGGAATATCGATTGAAATCAACGAATTCCATCGTTTCGTTGCCTAAAAGAAATAAGTCACGAGTAGATTTTCCCCACAGGCAGAAGAAAGGGCTTTTAGGGGAATACTTAACTAATTCAACAGATTCCTTCGCTTCCTTGCCCTCGGCATGAAGTTCGGAATAATAGTTTGATATGAATATTTTAGATAAAATTGTAACGGATAAACGCAAGGAAGTGGACTTAAGGAAGTCCCTGATTCCCGTCTCCCAACTTGAGAAATCGGTGCTTTTTGATTACCCGACCGTCTCCTTGACGGACAAGCTCCGACATAGCGAAACAGGTATCATCGCCGAACATAAACGGCGGTCGCCCTCCAAATCGGTCATCAACCAAGACCTGAACGTGCAGGATGTCGCCCGGGGCTATGAAGCTGCCGGGGTTTGCGGCATGTCCGTCCTCACCGATGCCAAATACTTCGGGGGGGGCTTGGACGATCTGCTGGTAGCCCGGGCGGCCGTTGACATCCCCTTGTTGAGAAAGGAGTTTATCATCGACGAATACCAGATTTTTGAGGCCAGGGCCCACGGCGCGGATGTCATCCTTTTGATTGCCGCCATTTTGGATAAGAAAAAAATTAAACGTTTTTCCGAACGCGCCCAAAGCCTGGGCCTGGAAGTACTGCTTGAAGTCCACAACGAAGAGGAGCTCCATTATTCCATCATGCCCAGTCTCGACCTATTGGGGGTAAACAATCGAAATCTAAAGACTTTTGCGGTCAGCCTGGAAACCAGCAAGAAGCTGTCCGCCTTGATACCCGACGATTTCGTGAAAATATCAGAAAGCGGAATCAGCCGTGTCGAAGCCATCCAGCAATTGCAGCCCTACGGCTATCAAGGCTTTTTGATCGGGGAGACCTTTATGCGGACGCAAAATCCGGGAAAAGCTGCGGGGGAGTTTATTGACAGGATGGTTATTTAATTTAAAGATGTAGTTATTTAAATATGTGGGTATATATCGATTTTAAGATTTATGGATTTGAAATGTGGTAGGGTTCAATACGGAAAATAAGTATCAAAATGAAAATTAAAGTCTGCGGAATGAAATTGAATACGGCGGAAGTTGCAGAACTACGGCCCGACTACCTTGGCTTTATATTTTGGGAAGCTTCACCCCGTTATTTTGACGGAACGATTCCTTCGTTGCCGAAGGGGATAACAAAAACAGGGGTTTTTGTGGATGCCACAATAAATGAAATCCTGGACAAAGTGCAAAAATATGGTTTGGATGCCGTACAGTTACATGGGAGCGAAAGCCCCGAATTTTGTAAAGAACTACGTGTCAAGTCGGGCGCAGCCCGTGGTAAATCGAGCGCAGCCCGTGGTAAGTCGAGCCTCTCGACTTCGCTCGAGAAAAGCGCAGTCGCGACCTCTCCTTCGGAATCAAATCCCAGGATAATCAAGGTATTCTCTATCAAAGACCGATTCGATTTCAGCATTTTAGAACCTTATGAAGAAGTTTGCGACTATTTTTTGTTCGACACCAAAGGCGAGCTCCCCGGCGGAAACGGCTATGCATTTGATTGGAAAGTGCTGAAAAATTATCCTTCGACCAAGCCTTTTTTTCTAAGCGGTGGTATTGGACCGGGGGAGGCGGATTCCATCAAGGCGTTTATGCAAAGACCGGAATCCAAATATTGCCATGCCATCGACATCAACAGTCGATTTGAGATGGAACCGGGTTTAAAGTACATAGAAAAGTTAGAAAACTTTCAAAAGTCGATGCGCTGCTGATACTATCAACGACAAAGATTGTTTCTTCGCGGCATTTATTGAAAAACACTTACTCACGTAATTATCTATTTTAAAGCCAGAATTAACACATATGAACAACACCATATCTTATCACGCGAACGAAAAAGGCTACTACGGAGAGTTCGGCGGGGCGTTTATCCCTGAAATGCTATACCCGAACTGTGAGGAATTGCGACAGAACTATATCCGTATTATGGAGGAACCTTCCTTTAAAAAGGAGTTCGACCAGTTGCTACGGGATTATGTAGGACGCCCTACCCCTCTTTATTTCGCCAATCGGCTATCCGAAAAGTATGAAACGCGGATCTATCTGAAAAGGGAAGATCTCTGTCATACCGGAGCCCACAAGGTCAACAATACAATCGGACAGATCTTGGTGGCCAAAAAACTCGGCAAGAATCGTATCATAGCGGAAACCGGGGCCGGACAACACGGAGTGGCCACCGCCACCGTTTGCGCCCTGATGGGCATCGAATGTGTCGTGTACATGGGGGAAATCGATATCGAACGCCAGGCCCCGAACGTCGCTCGGATGAATATGCTGGGAGCCGAAGTACGACCGGCAAAATCGGGCAGCCGAACCCTTAAGGATGCTACCAACGAGGCCATCCGCGATTGGATCAACAATCCCGTCGATACACATTACATCATTGGTTCTGTAGTTGGGCCACACCCCTACCCCGACATGGTGGCCCGGTTTCAGTCCGTCATCTCCCAGGAAATCAAATCACAGCTGCAGGAAAAGGAAGGCCGTGAAAATCCCGATTACGTCGTTGCCTGCGTCGGCGGGGGAAGCAATGCCGCAGGGGCATATTACCACTATCTCGATACTCCCGAGGTGGGTATCATCGCGGTGGAAGCGGCTGGAAGAGGCGTTAATTCGGGAGAAAGTGCCGCCACTTCGGCACTTGGAAGGGTAGGCATCATCCACGGCAGTAAAACCTTATTGATGCAGACCGGAGACGGACAGATTACGGAACCCTATTCCATTTCCGCGGGACTTGATTATCCCGGGGTCGGTCCCATGCACGCCCACCTATTTGCATCGAAGCGCGGGGAGTTCATCTCCATCACCGATGACGAGGCCATGAAAGCGGGACTCGAAATGGCGAAATTAGAAGGTATAATCCCCGCCATCGAAACCTCACACGCCTTTGCGATTTTTGAGCATCGAAAATTTTCCAAAGACGATGTCGTGGTCGTCAACCTATCCGGTCGTGGGGACAAGGATCTACAGACGTATATCGATTATTTTAATCTGGGATGAAGTATCGAGCAGCCCTAATTGATACCAAATACTAAGTACCCAATACTATTGAAAACATGATCAACAGAATTCA
Encoded here:
- a CDS encoding YceI family protein, with the protein product MKKGVFSLALALIFGTATATEPVKEVKKEVDTEASTVTWKAYKVTGSHTGTVDLEDGFLRFDGDKLSGGEFTVDMSTLISTDLEGDPENKKKLEGHLNSEDFFHTEKHPTANMVFTDVKSTGKNSYQVTGDLTIKNITKPVVFDVSVYGSKATATLKIDRAEYDVRYGSGSFFENLGDKTIYDEFDLVVDLEF
- a CDS encoding MarR family winged helix-turn-helix transcriptional regulator; this encodes MNVEKVIKTDRKIPLKRRTIIHLMLIDHKINETIAHALKPFEVSVQQFNVLRILRGQKGKPANLSTINERMVTKRSNTTRLVDKLLLKGYVDRKICPSNRRKIEITITDHGMARLEKMDRAMQKAEDEVLMNLSDENLEQLNVLFDKF
- a CDS encoding anthranilate synthase component II produces the protein MKNDKISDRSKDSSPTGEFESTNVLVIDNYDSFTYNLVHYLEDIGCTVTVKRNDRLTLEEVDAFDRIVLSPGPGIPDEAGLLKDIISRYAPTKSILGVCLGQQAIGEVFGGTLINLEEVHHGVATRINIIKEDPIFMGLPKEIEVGRYHSWVVDPNLPEGLKATSVDDRGQIMSLRHKEYDVCAVQFHPESVLTPHGKKILANWIGSIK
- a CDS encoding rhodanese-like domain-containing protein, whose product is MDLSQQEWQDQLKNDENAVVLDVRTPEEVEEGYIPNATNIDFYLGQEFLTEVEKLDKDKNYYVYCRSGNRSGQACAVMNSVGFKNAYNLEGGFMKWEGDVIEE
- the trpD gene encoding anthranilate phosphoribosyltransferase, with translation MKETLNKLINHDILSKADAKRILVNMAKGDYNTSQIAAFVTVYMMRSITIEELEGFRDALLELCLSVDLSAYDPVDLCGTGGDGKDTFNISTLASFVTAGAGVKVTKHGNYGVSSKCGSSNVMEFLGIHFSNEKDFLEKSIDQAGICVLHAPLFHPAMKNVAPIRRDLAVKTFFNMLGPMVNPAFPKNQMVGVFNLELARMYGYLYQNTDKKFTVLHALDGYDEISLTGRTKTISNRSESMLKPSDFGVSPIEAFEIAGGESIEASAKIFLNVLEGQGTEAQNNVVCANAGVAIATVKNMDVQQGFDLAKESLMNGSGLKALKKLQELSKAT
- a CDS encoding potassium channel family protein: MVLVLTTGVLGYRFISNFTWLDAIYMTAITVTTVGFSEVGPLSTEAKIFTVLLIISSVFIFAFSLSLITEYILSRNSLQLLKKKKVKERIDKLTDHVILCGFGRNGRQAAERLKTYKRPFVVIERDKEVIDKYVEEDILFVEGDANEDEILNSAGICRAQYLISAMPDDAANLFVVLSARQMNADLFIISRASLVTSQKKLVLAGANKVIMPDRIGGDHMASLVVMPNLITFMDELGTVGKNLTNLEEVDIADFKETVEHKSLRELDLRKKTGCTIIGYIDPDGKYTINPEADLQLRPKSKVIVLGRPEQIRKLHQMFHV
- a CDS encoding PspC domain-containing protein, yielding MNVLYQLIYYFQKRGFEVCRRIAERLGIRARVVRTSFIYLTFVTLGFGFALYLFLAFWLRIKDLVYTKRTSVFDL
- a CDS encoding anthranilate synthase component I family protein; amino-acid sequence: MTNYTLNTTYKRILADTITPVSVYLKIRDRFPNSILLESSDYHANDNSFSYICCNPIASIKIENESIVQQFPDGTSEEISIENDTDVVTIIDAFSQRFETENKDFKFMVNGLFGYMAYDAVRYFEDVKLGKKDNSIVIPDLYYAVYKNVIAIDHFKNEAYVFAHCYESEENTTEIERILNVRNFASYNFSMDGTAASNLKDEEYKEHVRLAKMHCQRGDVFQLVLSRRFSQDFKGDEFNVYRALRSVNPSPYLFYFDYGDFKIFGSSPEAQLVVNDDIAEIHPIAGTFKRTGNDEQDAILAKQLSEDDKENSEHVMLVDLARNDLSRNGSMVEVANYREVQFFSHVIHLVSKVTGRKKKDVPTLKVVADTFPAGTLSGAPKHRAIQLIEKYEKTSRGYYGGAIGFMDFNGNFNHAILIRTFLSKNHRLHYQAGAGLVAASDPDDELQETYNKLGALTKALEIAEGI
- the trpC gene encoding indole-3-glycerol phosphate synthase TrpC produces the protein MNILDKIVTDKRKEVDLRKSLIPVSQLEKSVLFDYPTVSLTDKLRHSETGIIAEHKRRSPSKSVINQDLNVQDVARGYEAAGVCGMSVLTDAKYFGGGLDDLLVARAAVDIPLLRKEFIIDEYQIFEARAHGADVILLIAAILDKKKIKRFSERAQSLGLEVLLEVHNEEELHYSIMPSLDLLGVNNRNLKTFAVSLETSKKLSALIPDDFVKISESGISRVEAIQQLQPYGYQGFLIGETFMRTQNPGKAAGEFIDRMVI
- a CDS encoding DUF2851 family protein, with translation MSSKKWTLNSGFLLNTQYSVLSTQYYLTLREDLLHFIWKYRKLCTTELVGTNNEPIRIVEPGIHNHLAGPDFFNAKLSIDGQLWAGNVEIHLSSSDWYAHHHERDSNYDNVILHVVWEDDAAVFYSDNSQIPTLELRNYISQNLLDDYQNLFDRNGTGFINCEKHIAEIDTFLLDNWLERLYFERLERKATLVLELLETSKNDWEQVLFALLLKNFGLKVNGSPFLSLAQALDFSTVRKLQFDSLTLESVFYGMSHLLDSDEIFDDYYIRLKKEYVYSRKKFDLKADAVQKPHFFKLRPPNFPTIRLSQLANLYATHQNLFSRVIHATDLSEIRSLFNVSASGYWNRHYTFGKPSRKSTKKLTGKFIDLLVINSLLPLKFCYARHQGKDANEEIIQIISQIKKEENSVIANYERVGVGIENAKESQALLQLYNEYCTQNKCLQCAVGSRLLHENC
- a CDS encoding phosphoribosylanthranilate isomerase, whose protein sequence is MKIKVCGMKLNTAEVAELRPDYLGFIFWEASPRYFDGTIPSLPKGITKTGVFVDATINEILDKVQKYGLDAVQLHGSESPEFCKELRVKSGAARGKSSAARGKSSLSTSLEKSAVATSPSESNPRIIKVFSIKDRFDFSILEPYEEVCDYFLFDTKGELPGGNGYAFDWKVLKNYPSTKPFFLSGGIGPGEADSIKAFMQRPESKYCHAIDINSRFEMEPGLKYIEKLENFQKSMRC